A region from the Rosa rugosa chromosome 6, drRosRugo1.1, whole genome shotgun sequence genome encodes:
- the LOC133716235 gene encoding uncharacterized protein LOC133716235, translating to MNSNWAAKWEEMTSKEEEEMQEEEEEEEEVDARLRIANKMMADAANWRRQSCDNAGQPSFLPHQKITCTLRMLANACSADSLDESFRMPESTAIENMGQFCRTIVTIYQGRYLRAPTSDDLDRLLQRAERRGFPGMIRSLDCMHWRWKNCPTGWQGSFSGKAKKPTIVLEAVADFDTWI from the coding sequence ATGAATTCCAATTGGGCTGCAAAGTGGGAGGAGATGACCTCcaaagaagaggaggagatgcaagaagaagaggaggaggaggaagaagttGATGCAAGGCTCCGAATTGCAAATAAAATGATGGCGGATGCTGCAAATTGGCGAAGGCAGTCATGTGATAACGCCGGCCAACCCAGCTTCTTGCCCCATCAAAAGATAACATGCACACTCCGTATGCTTGCCAATGCATGCTCAGCAGATTCCTTGGATGAATCCTTTAGGATGCCTGAGTCAACTGCGATCGAGAACATGGGACAATTTTGTCGTACCATTGTCACGATCTACCAGGGACGTTACCTCCGGGCACCCACCTCAGATGATTTGGATAGGCTTCTACAACGAGCTGAGAGACGAGGGTTTCCAGGGATGATCAGGTCATTAGACTGCATGCATTGGCGGTGGAAGAATTGTCCCACAGGGTGGCAGGGAAGCTTTAGCGGCAAAGCAAAAAAACCCACCATTGTTCTAGAAGCCGTGGCAGATTTTGACACATGGATATAG
- the LOC133716234 gene encoding uncharacterized protein LOC133716234, translated as MIKLNVDAAFCNVGGSVGVGGVFRDFAGSCLGGFRHTFPAVSSARHAELVALLVGVQLAITHQFFPLIVETDCQDLVQAMTHDSLDHSELGYLLSDLREALQLASFAQVHHVRRAANIVAHTLAQEAKNGQFFMQFFTVPPPNVVELISIDCNDL; from the coding sequence ATGATCAAACTAAATGTGGATGCAGCTTTTTGCAATGTGGGTGGGAGTGTAGGTGTTGGGGGTGTGTTTCGAGACTTTGCAGGCTCTTGTTTGGGAGGTTTTCGCCACACATTCCCTGCAGTTTCTTCCGCTCGGCATGCAGAACTGGTAGCGCTGTTGGTGGGCGTCCAGCTAGCTATCACTCATCAATTTTTCCCTCTGATAGTGGAAACTGATTGTCAAGACTTGGTACAAGCTATGACGCATGATTCCCTTGATCATTCGGAGCTGGGCTACCTCTTAAGTGACCTTCGAGAGGCCCTGCAGCTAGCATCCTTTGCGCAGGTTCACCATGTGCGCCGAGCAGCAAACATAGTGGCTCATACTTTAGCACAAGAGGCTAAAAATGGACAGTTTTTTATGCAGTTCTTTACTGTACCTCCTCCAAATGTGGTGGAGCTTATATCCATTGATTGTAATGACTTGTAA